Part of the Pomacea canaliculata isolate SZHN2017 linkage group LG11, ASM307304v1, whole genome shotgun sequence genome is shown below.
TGATGTTGAATGCACAacgaaataattatttttacaacatcGGAATTTGCGTATCCTGTTTGCGAAAAGTAATTTCTGACTGTAATTGTGTTGGTGGGAAAGATTCTTTTCTCGGGAAAAGAGTTTTCAGCAAAGATCAATGAACCTCCAACTCGTCTGACAGGAACGATCGATGCTGCTTAATTATTTGTAAGGTCCCTGGTCACTGTTCTATGAAGGTGAAGGACTTTATAAACATCTCCAAATGATCAGTGGGAATATATCTCTTTCGTTTCTATTAAGAATTTACAAAAGTAGAATCTAATTGCCTTGAGGAGGAAAAGggtcatatttttttgtttgttttttttttttttatcccagaAGGAAATTAGTAGGAGCTCTGTAAGAAAGCAAGGGTTAGAACCACAGCACAATAATGAAGGATCTCAGTTGACCAATTCACTTGTATCGCCTTTTTAAAGCataagaagtaaaaaaagttttattatgtttagctgttacatgactttgttaagaaatgtgTAGTATATTCTTATTACTTCTTGTTATTTTCTTGGCACTATGCAACCTTTCAGTATCAATGTTTAAGAAAAGCATCAGCATAGAATTGTTCTGCACTTTTGATCGGCTTATTTTTTGCcggatataaaacaaaacagtaataaCATGCATAGTTCTGTACTGAAAgctttctcaaaaatgtttaaagtactATTGAAAGTTCACATCTGCTAGTCGTAAACAAAAGTCATGTTTTATCTGTGACGAAAATCAGAGAGAAGATATCAATCAATGTATAGTTTCTGACAAAGTTCCATCAGTAGTTAAACATGACATGCTGATGTTTAGAAGACTACTATAGCTGAAACAATGAAAAGACTCTAAAAatgaatttctctctctctctctctcacacacactacacacacacaaacacactcacacattcacaaCCTTAACCTTTACAATCATGCAATAGAGCAGTTAGAACGAGATGTGTCTTTCCCTAATGTCTCTTTCCCTTCTTGATGGCTTATTTTCGGAAATTTGTTTCGTGTTGGATACTCGTCGTCATCACTAGAATTATCACTGCTATTCTTACGTTTATCATCACGACGAGGACGGTGATAATGATGACTGTCGCTACCACCAACACGACGACGATCAGCATCATCACACAAAAGGTCACGGTCATGTTCATGGTGtccctcgtcgtcgtcgtcgtcatcatgatcatcatcatcatcatcatcatcatcatcatcatcatcatcatcatcatcatcaaggttACACTCATGGTGTCCTTTGTCGCCAtcaacatcaccatcaccatcgtcatcatcatcatctacaaggTTACTGTCACCATCACACTCATGGTGTCCTttgtcaccatcaccatcatcatcgtcaccatcatctACAAGGTTACTGTCACCATCACACTCATTGTGTCCTTTGTCACCATCaccgtcatcatcgtcatcatcatctacaaggTTACGGCCATCATCATACTCAACTTGTCCctcgtcaccatcatcacccATAAGGTGACGGTCGTCATTATATTCACGGTGTCCCTCATCACCACCGCCATCACCCACGAATTCGAAGTCATTATCATATTCATGCTGTCCCTCATCACCATCGATATAGTCTGTCTGCCAGCTTCCACCTTCTCTCAGGATCTTGAAGTTATCTTCAATCGGGTTTTGAGCAATGTAGCTTGAAATCTGTGTCAGCACCCTCTTGTTCTTGGTAACCCTTGGCTTGCCCTCGCTGTTGGGATGCTGGAGGACATCCTGCACACCTGTCTCGCCGTCCTTTCTGTATGCCATCCTCAGGTGGTGTACGCCAAGTCCACTTCCTGCTGCTCGTTTCGCCATGTGAAGCTTGACAGATCCGGATCTTATCATAAAGTTCCAGCTGGGCAACATTTTCCACTCTAGCATCAAGCGTCTGTCGGCCTGAAGAATGTAGTCGAAACAAAAGCAGTGTCTGGAAATTGCTTCCTCTGTAACACACGGCATTTGAAGAAGTTTCTTTAGCGCCTCGACATCACTCACCGCCTCGTGTACGGTGTAGGACTCGTGGAAGAAATGTTCGTACAGAATAAATTGTCTGTAGGAAGGCAGACCAGGGTAGACATCGCTAAACAAAGGCAGAGTATCCACAAATCcagaaatctttctttcataCTCCGGCAAGAGGTTGCAGGCTTTCACGGCGTTGATCAGAATGGGACAGTCGAACCTCTTGGCATTGTGGCCAAACAGGGTGACAGGCCCATCCCGTAAGAACTCCAGAAAATCAGACAGTGCCTGGCGAATGCTTACAGCATCCACCGGCTCTTCGTGTAGGTACAAAATCCGTCCATCGAAAGACAGGCCATGAACTAATTGCGCGAAAAAATCAATCTTCTTTTTCGGTCGAACGTATCTGCAGAAGGAATTACCTGGACTCCATGCAGCAATCTGCAGTATGTGAGAATCTGTctctgcaacaaagaaaaaaaaaataaaagcaacgtTGAAgttgtaactttttaaaaaatacgtCAAAGAAAGTCGGACCTATTCATGCAATGGACCTtacaatacaaaaacattaagCGTGACTGAGAAACAGTAAATATAATCTTAAATAGTCTTAAATAATAACTCATTATctgataatattaataaaaacatatattttgattCAAGTATGTATCTACATAAAGTTACAACATATTTCAGGTACTTGTGGCGCCATGTCATCCTCATTCAGGATATGTCTAGTAATTCCCCAGCGGTTACACAATAAAGTAAATTCACTGTTTTCTCTCTAGTCCAGAATTATTCTGAGACTGATCTTCGTAATTCTTGGTCGCGAATATTTAAATGACTTATCCGTTATAGTCTGGATGTACACAGTACCCGAAGGTGTCGTTGCATACCTAGTCCTGTAGTTTCCAGATCGAACAAGACGGGTAGAGTCACGGGTACATTCCTAAGTCGCGGTGGAGTCAACGGCCGCGGGATCTCCTCGTCTGACGCTTCTGCgtcgtcgtcttcttcttcgtcgtcgtcgtcctcctcttcctcctcctcctcatcatcagtGGAGTGTAGAGTCACGGGTACATTCCTAAGTGGCGGTGGAGTCAACGGCCGCGGGATCTTCTCGTCTGACGcttctgcatcatcatcattatcatcatcatcatcattgtagaaaatatgttttctactttttgtgGCATTTTGTGTATTTGGTATAGTTAGTGTGTTATTCGGTTGGGGTAGGCTTGATTACAATGATAAAAgcagtgaactggtcaagctggcagCATATCGGCCCGACTGGCGCGCCAAATGTCTGGCCGCCCTATTCATCACCAGTGGCCAGTCGACGCTAACGACAACACCTGACGTAAGCGGCCGCGAGTCAACCATGGCCAGGGGGAGACCACCGGGTAACAGCCCGACCCctctttgtccagctgaaggcCGGGTACAGCCTGAGGCGAGCAACGCCCCTTACACCTGCGTTCAGAGCCTTTCTACACCTCCAAGGACACCGGGAGGAAGTTACGCCCACCGGAACCAAGAAACCAAGTCTGGGGAGGGGCAGAGAACGTCACTTCTCCAAGTAGCGAGCTGGTGAGCGGCCGCTGAGAGTCCGTCTTAGAGATCATAGAAGACGTTAAAGTCCACGTGGGGACTGAAACTGTGAAGTGTGAATTTTGATAAGCAGGAATTTGTGAACTCTCGTGGAAGTCTACATGGGACTGAACTGTAACTTGTGAACAGTGAGCAGTGGAATTATTATCGTGAGAAAACTAACAAGAAGAAACACCAgagagataagttttaagatATACTTGTAGCCATTCTtttatgtagatgtgtgtatgtgtgctccttttctttgattataTTCTTTATTCATGTTGAAGTCCTGTATTTTGAGAAGTGTTTTGGAGTGAGCGTGTGGACGCATGCTGGACGGGTGCATGCGAGTGGAAATTAATCATTGCGCGCAGGACCCACACGTGGAAGTCCattacaatcatcatcatcatcatcatcatcatcatcagtataaAATTGCATACTCTGTATGGTCTTGTGGacggagggaggaggaaaggtAGCCTTTGCATCGATTACAATCTACACCGTTCCCGGTAAGTCGACTTTATTTCATGATGATATTGAATAGAGGGACCGGGAACGACCCCCCACTGAACAGATGGAAGTGGATCATGTGCTGTTAATGGACCAGGTGTTAGGTAtattttagtgggtttttttgttttgcccgGGTTCGCCACGTGACAATTTAATGTTCTGCGCAATTGTGGTTGAATGAAGCGCCGACTGCTACTCTCTTCCTCCACCCTcccttcattatttttgtaactggaATATGAACTTACCTCCAAGGACTTCTTCCTGGTTTTCACAGTCAGAAGAGCTGATCACCGGGCTATATGTGATCGTGGGATGCGTTTGGTCCTCATTTTCTCGGACGATCTGACTGAGACTGCCTGTAATcataaataaatcagtaaaacGTGGAATATCTGCAATTCTACTTCTCTCAGGTACCTAATAAAATCCAGTAATAATCGCGGTTGTCTTTTCATCccgaaaaaaagagagaaccaTCCGAGAATGCTGATACCTACCAGAGGAAAGCTCTTCCTCGGAATCTGAATCATGAACGACAATCACTTCCGCGTTTGAAACTGTGCAgggcttgtctccctttcttgTAGCTGTGTTTTCATCTTGGCTGCATGCTGAGGTCACAGAAAAAATAAGCAAGAGGTGTACACCATCGACAGGAAAGGTTCTATCAGCGTGTCTGTACATACCCTGGCCGTTCATAAATATAGAGGTACATTCATACGAACTATAAGTTATACAACTAACTCGAATTACTTACATATACCTTTGTGCGAGTTCATGTCGGCGACCATTTAAGAAGTGAAAGCCACTAGGGTGGAGAGGGTTGTAGTTTCCCAGGTGAGCGTCTGCTTGTGACACGGTCACCTGACTAAACTTGTCTATTTTAGGACCTCCGACTGCAAAGCCCACATTTGTGACCCACATTTACAAATACTGGTTGTTAAAGGTGTAGTTGGGTGCAAATGTTTTCTAATGACTATATAAAGCTTAGTACAAGATACTACTTCCCCAAATCCCTTGACTAGTACCAGCTGATAAACCACTATGCTGGTTTGTTGATTTTGGTCCTGGGATAATTGGATAGAGGCAGCAGCTGAAGAGGATAACCACTTGTAATGAAGTCTTGCTTGAAACGGTTAGTCCACTcctttatatttgaaaaaaatgtgaataccCCTGTTCTGTTTTCCAGGTACACGcttataaacaacacaaaaaaaaaacaacaaaaaaaccaaacaaacaaacaaaaaaaaacaaacaaacaaaaaacaaaacaaacaaacaaaaaaaaaccaattttgGGACGTAAAGTTTACCCTAGATACGccttattaaatataatttcataattattaaagatacgcctaattaacataaatCCCGAGCTTTTCCACCGGCTGTACCTTTAGCAAGATTAACTCAATTCACGTATAGTCTTGGTAATTATGATGCTGATTTCTTTCAGTGCATGATACCCAGTCATTAGGAACAATTGCACTTCACTAGCCCTTTAAGCTGAAGTGAATTTGTCAGTGCAAAGTACGACCAGTGGTGCAAAGCAGGGTGTAAAACTATACCGACATTCTCAGTGTTTGCGGCTGATACAGAATCTGAGTAATTTATTAGGTGATAAGGTATCTGACTACACCAAATTAAATgtgcttttatattttagatatatatatatttcacgatgggattgaaaaaaatatataaatatagaaactgCTCCTGACAGTTTGAGAAGTTTACTAACCCCTgttttaaagtgtgtgtgtgtgggaggcaCTTATCGTGATCATCATTAATTAAGAGAGGGCGTGAAGATTGTTACCTGATCGGGTGAACTTAAATGTACTGAATTTTCGATACAGCAATGAGAGCCCTGCCTACCTGAAAGGCCCACACCAAGACGAATGAGTACAGTGTTTTCAATTCACAACTTGTGGAACTACGAACACTGTAAATCATTTACAGCAACACAGAagagtagtagtagtagtgtttGAGTCTGAAGGTTGGGGATCTTACTCGATATTTCGCTTCCTTAACACAATTTGGTGTCACTACTAGAGATAACACTG
Proteins encoded:
- the LOC112576195 gene encoding protein PFC0760c-like gives rise to the protein MPCVTEEAISRHCFCFDYILQADRRLMLEWKMLPSWNFMIRSGSVKLHMAKRAAGSGLGVHHLRMAYRKDGETGVQDVLQHPNSEGKPRVTKNKRVLTQISSYIAQNPIEDNFKILREGGSWQTDYIDGDEGQHEYDNDFEFVGDGGGDEGHREYNDDRHLMGDDGDEGQVEYDDGRNLVDDDDDDDGDGDKGHNECDGDSNLVDDGDDDDGDGDKGHHECDGDSNLVDDDDDDGDGDVDGDKGHHECNLDDDDDDDDDDDDDDDDDDHDDDDDDEGHHEHDRDLLCDDADRRRVGGSDSHHYHRPRRDDKRKNSSDNSSDDDEYPTRNKFPKISHQEGKETLGKDTSRSNCSIA